A genomic segment from Lagenorhynchus albirostris chromosome X, mLagAlb1.1, whole genome shotgun sequence encodes:
- the ZXDB gene encoding zinc finger X-linked protein ZXDB, whose translation MDAEMEIPRLLPARGSRQGGGAGSPGGGGRIHGGPDPRAGQAPARRLLLLRGPQDGGPGRQREVARAASPGPGPSPLVPRPDHAGGGGGGGGGGGDDGDDFFLVLLDPVGGDVDSTGASQAAGPLWREEAGLGPRFHGHESGANPEGRPALGPSSLSAIRAPVPALAPIPAPVLGPAAAFAGTVTIHKQNLLLRFENGFLTLATPPPPAWAPGVAPAPQPGGLIAPQAGIPHAAQPGDCPELLPDLLLAERAEPAPAPAPEEEAEGPVAAESPRGPLGPGQGVVLYLCPEAQCGQTFAKKHQLKVHLLTHSSSQGQRPFKCPLGGCGWTFTTSYKLKRHLQSHDKLRPFGCPAEGCGKSFTTVYNLKAHMKGHEQENSFKCEVCEETFPTQAKLSAHQRSHFEPERPYQCAFSGCKKTFITVSALFSHNRAHFREQELFSCSFPGCSKQYDKACRLKIHLRSHTGERPFLCDFEGCGWNFTSMSKLLRHKRKHDDDRRFMCPVEGCGKSFTRAEHLKGHSITHLGTKPFVCPVEGCCARFSARSSLYIHSKKHLQDVDTWKSRCPVSTCNKLFTSKHSMKTHMAKRHNLRQDLLAQLGAANSLTPSSELTSQGQNDLSDAELVSLFSDVPSNSSAAVLDTALVNSGILTIDVASVNSTLAGKLPVNNNNNSLGQAVDPQTLMATSDLPQSLDTSLFFGTTAAGFQQSPLDTDDVSSVSAGPLGSLSSLAVKTSSQEPQALTPSSKLTVDTDALTPSSTLCENNVSELLPPTKTEWNVHPDSDFFGQEEETQFAFSNPAGNHGSQKETDLITVTGSSFLV comes from the coding sequence ATGGACGCGGAGATGGAAATCCCGAGGCTGCTCCCGGCTCGCGGGTCGCGACAGGGCGGCGGCGCTGGCAGCCCCGGGGGCGGCGGCCGGATCCACGGAGGTCCTGACCCGCGGGCCGGCCAGGCCCCCGCGCGCCGCCTCCTGCTGCTCCGGGGCCCCCAAGATGGCGGGCCGGGGCGGCAGCGTGAGGTGGCCCGCGCGGCCTCCCCGGGCCCGGGCCCTAGCCCGTTGGTGCCGAGGCCCGATCacgctggcggcggcggcggcggcggcggcggcggcggcgacgatGGCGATGACTTCTTCCTGGTGCTGCTGGACCCGGTGGGTGGAGACGTAGATTCCACGGGCGCCAGCCAGGCCGCAGGGCCCCTATGGAGGGAGGAGGCCGGGCTGGGCCCACGGTTCCATGGGCACGAAAGCGGCGCGAACCCCGAGGGCCGCCCTGCGCTGGGCCCCAGCTCCCTGTCCGCTATCCGCGCCCCAGTCCCGGCCCTGGCCCCGATTCCCGCCCCAGTCCTGGGCCCCGCCGCGGCCTTCGCGGGCACCGTCACCATTCACAAACAAAACCTGCTGTTGCGCTTCGAGAACGGCTTCCTCACCCTGGCCACGCCCCCGCCGCCAGCCTGGGCGCCTGGGGTCGCCCCTGCCCCGCAGCCCGGGGGTCTGATCGCCCCGCAAGCGGGGATCCCGCACGCCGCGCAGCCTGGGGACTGTCCCGAGCTGCTGCCCGACCTCCTGCTGGCCGAGCGGGCCGAACCCGCGCCCGCCCCAGCGCCCGAGGAGGAGGCGGAGGGCCCGGTTGCTGCTGAGAGTCCCCGCGGGCCGCTAGGCCCGGGCCAGGGCGTGGTGCTGTACCTGTGTCCTGAGGCGCAGTGCGGACAAACCTTTGCCAAGAAGCACCAACTGAAGGTGCACCTGCTGACGCACAGCAGCAGCCAGGGCCAGCGGCCCTTCAAGTGCCCCCTGGGCGGTTGCGGCTGGACCTTCACCACCTCGTACAAGCTCAAGAGGCACCTGCAGTCACACGACAAACTGAGGCCGTTTGGCTGCCCGGCAGAGGGCTGTGGCAAGAGCTTCACCACGGTGTATAACCTCAAAGCACACATGAAGGGCCATGAGCAGGAGAACTCATTCAAATGCGAGGTGTGTGAGGAGACCTTCCCCACGCAGGCCAAACTCAGCGCCCACCAGCGCAGCCACTTCGAGCCTGAGAGACCCTACCAGTGCGCATTTTCGGGCTGCAAGAAGACGTTTATCACAGTGAGTGCCCTGTTTTCCCATAACCGCGCCCACTTCAGGGAACAGGAACTCTTTTCCTGCTCCTTTCCTGGCTGCAGCAAACAGTACGACAAGGCTTGTAGGTTGAAAATTCACCTTCGGAGCCACACTGGTGAGAGACCTTTCCTTTGTGACTTTGAGGGCTGTGGCTGGAACTTCACCAGCATGTCCAAACTCCTTAGGCACAAAAGGAAGCACGACGATGACCGGAGGTTCATGTGTCCTGTAGAAGGCTGTGGGAAATCTTTCACGAGGGCCGAACATCTGAAAGGCCACAGCATAACCCACCTGGGCACAAAGCCTTTTGTGTGCCCCGTGGAAGGCTGCTGTGCCAGGTTCTCTGCTCGCAGTAGTCTCTACATTCACTCCAAAAAACACTTGCAGGATGTGGACACTTGGAAAAGCCGATGCCCAGTCTCCACTTGTAATAAACTCTTCACATCCAAGCACAGCATGAAGACCCACATGGCCAAAAGGCACAACCTGCGCCAGGATCTCTTAGCTCAGCTAGGAGCTGCAAATTCTCTTACGCCCAGCAGTGAACTTACCAGCCAGGGGCAGAATGACCTCAGTGATGCAGAGCTTGTGTCTCTCTTCTCTGATGTGCCCAGTAATAGTTCTGCTGCAGTATTGGACACCGCATTGGTGAACTCTGGGATCTTGACTATTGATGTGGCTTCTGTGAACTCAACTCTGGCAGGGAAACTccctgttaataataataataattccttagGGCAGGCGGTGGACCCTCAGACCTTGATGGCCACCAGTGACCTTCCTCAAAGTCTGGATACCTCACTCTTCTTTGGAACGACAGCCGCTGGTTTTCAGCAGAGTCCCTTAGATACAGATGATGTCTCAAGTGTAAGTGCGGGGCCGTTGGGATCTCTGAGCTCTTTGGCTGTGAAAACCTCGAGTCAAGAGCCCCAAGCTTTGACCCCCAGCAGTAAGCTAACAGTAGACACAGATGCTCTGACTCCTTCGAGCACCCTTTGTGAAAACAATGTCTCGGAACTACTGCCGCCAACCAAAACGGAATGGAACGTACATCCTGACTCTGACTTCTTTGGACAGGAGGAAGAAACCCAGTTTGCATTCTCCAATCCTGCAGGAAACCATGGGTCTCAGAAAGAAACAGATCTTATCACAGTGACTGGCAGCTCATTTTTGGTATGA